The Lepidochelys kempii isolate rLepKem1 chromosome 25, rLepKem1.hap2, whole genome shotgun sequence genome contains a region encoding:
- the TBXA2R gene encoding thromboxane A2 receptor produces the protein MEANGSLASEMGSCFRSTNLSTNLSENGRKLIVSRWFSTAFGSIGLASNLFALCVLVSSSRKMHSRARSSFLIFLCGLVVTDFLGLLVTGTIIISYHFTKFNWMVVDPACYLCNFLGLSMVFFGQCPLLLGATMAGERFFGINRPFSRSTSMSKRRAWFMVGMVWAFSFSLGLLPILGLGDYTLQYPNSWCFITLLHDVKNVTFCLIFALLGILAVGLSFLFNTVSVVTLCRVYHDRESVQRRRDSEVEMMVQLVGIMIIATVCWLPLLIFIIQTVLQEPAPGLLPRHIPRQTEEMLLIYLRMVTWNQILDPWVYILFRRAVLKRIYPRLKTRPSIVSLYPTLNASLRCKLTQESVLQ, from the exons ATGGAGGCCAATGGCAGCCTGGCCAGCGAGATGGGCTCGTGCTTCCGCAGCACCAACCTCAGCACCAACCTCAGCGAGAACGGCAGGAAGCTGATTGTCTCGCGCTGGTTCTCCACCGCCTTCGGCAGCATCGGCCTTGCCTCCAACCTCTTTGCCCTCTGTGTGCTGGTCAGCTCCTCCCGGAAGATGCACAGCCGCGCCCGCTCCTCCTTCCTCATCTTCCTCTGCGGCCTGGTGGTGACGGACTTCCTTGGCCTGCTGGTGACCGGGACCATCATCATCTCCTACCACTTCACCAAGTTCAACTGGATGGTGGTCGACCCTGCTTGCTACCTCTGCAACTTCCTGGGCCTCTCCATGGTCTTCTTCGGCCAGTGcccgctgctgctgggagccaccATGGCCGGGGAGCGCTTCTTTGGCATCAACCGCCCCTTCTCCCGCTCCACCAGCATGTCCAAGCGCCGAGCCTGGTTCATGGTAGGCATGGTCTGGGCCTTCTCCTtctccctgggactcctgcccatCCTGGGCCTGGGGGACTACACCCTGCAGTATCCCAACTCCTGGTGCTTCATCACTCTGCTGCATGATGTCAAGAATGTCACCTTCTGCCTGATCTTCGCCCTGCTGGGCATCCTGGCCGTAGGCCTCTCCTTCCTCTTCAACACGGTCAGCGTGGTGACGCTCTGCCGGGTCTACCATGACCGCGAGTCAGTGCAGAGGCGGCGGGACAGCGAGGTGGAGATGATGGTGCAGCTGGTGGGCATTATGATCATTGCCACCGTCTGCTGGTTACCCCTGCTG atatTTATCATCCAGACGGTCCTGCAGGAGCCCGCCCCCGGCTTGCTGCCCCGACACATCCCGCGGCAGACCGAGGAGATGCTGCTGATCTACCTGCGCATGGTCACCTGGAACCAGATCCTGGACCCCTGGGTCTACATCCTCTTCCGCAGGGCTGTGCTGAAGCGCATCTACCCCCGCCTCAAGACACGGCCCTCCATCGTCTCCCTCTACCCCACACTCAACGCCTCCCTGCGCTGCAAGCTCACTCAGGAGTCTGTGCTGCAGTAG